From the Brachyspira intermedia PWS/A genome, the window GGTGAGAAACCCGTTCGCCGCAAACCCAAGGTTTCCTAGGTAAAGCTAATCTGCCTAGGGTTAGTCGACCCCTAAGATGAGGCTGAAAAGCGTAGTCGATGGGAAACAGGTAAATATTCCTGTACTATGATATGTTTCGATGGAATGACACAGATTGTTTGCGTACGCGTTAGATTGGTAGATAACGTCAAACAGTTTAGACTTGTGATGAGTAAAATGCTTGTTGCTTTAAGGTTGAGGCTGGATAGTGACTGGGCTTTCGGGTTCAGGAAGTTGCGTGAGCTAGGCTGTCGAGAAATAATTTCTAAGGTTAGGCATGTCATAATCGTACCGCAAACCGACACAGGTGGGTGAGATGAGTATTCTAAGGCGCTCGAGATAATCTTCCCTAAGGAACTCTGCAAATTAGTCTTGTAACTTCGGAAAAAGAGACGCTTGAATCTTGGTAGCAATATTGAGAGGAGAGTCGCAGTGAAAAGGCCTGGCCGACTGTTTAACAAAAACACAGATCTCTGCAAACATGTAAATGGATGTATAGGGATTGACACCTGCCCAGTGCTGGAAGGTTAAAAGGAGAGGTTAGCGTAAGCGAAGCTTCGAATTGAAGCCCCAGTAAACGGCGGCCGTAACTATGACGGTCCTAAGGTAGCGAAATTCCTTGTCGGGTAAGTTCCGACCTGCACGAATGGTGTAACGATCCGGGCACTGTCTCGGGGAAGAACTCGGTGAAATTGAATTATCAGTGAAGATGCTGATTACCCGCAACAGGACGGAAAGACCCCGTGAACCTTTACTATAACTTGACATTGAGTTTTGTTTTGTGATGTGTAGGATAGATGGGAGGCTTTGAAGTGGGAGCGCCAGCTTTCATGGAGCCATCGTTGAAATACCATCCTTCGCAAAATGGGATTCTAACGGTTAGCCGTTATCCGGCAGCCGGACATTGTCAGGCGGGTAGTTTGACTGGGGCGGTCGCCTCCTAAAGAGTAACGGAGGCGTGCAAAGGTCACCTCAAACCGAATAGAAATCGGTAGTAGAGTATAAAGGCATAAGGTGGCTTGACTGCGAGAGAGACATCTCGAGCAGGTACGAAAGTAGGTCTTAGTGATCCGGTGGTCCCGAGTGGAAGGGCCATCGCTAAACGGACAAAAGGTACTCCGGGGATAACAGGCTTATCTCCCCCAAGAGTTCATATCGACGGGGAGGTTTGGCACCTCGATGTCGGCTCATCGCATCCTGGGGCTGGAGCAGGTCCCAAGGGTTTGGCTGTTCGCCAATTAAAGCGGTACGCGAGCTGGGTTCAGAACGTCGTGAGACAGTTTGGTCCCTATCCGTTGTGGGCGTTGGAAAGTTGAGAAGAGTCATTCTTAGTACGAGAGGACCGGAATGAACGCACCGCTGGTGTATCTGTTGTTCTGCCAAGAGCATCGCAGAGTAGCTATGTGCGGACGGGATAACCGCTGAAAGCATCTAAGTGGGAAGCCTCCTTCAAGATTAACTTTCCCTATGAGTTTCGTTGGAGACTACGACGTTGATAGACTGCAAGTGTAAGCAGGGAAGAAATACCTGTTCAGCTGAGCAGCACTAATCAGACCAATGACTTGACCATATTATCGTTTTCTTCTTAAATAAGGAAATTATAATAAAGAGTAGAATGAGACATCTACGCTCTTATATATCTGGCAAAGAGATTAAAAATTGTTCTTTTAATTTGCTAATATTATTTCGGTGACCACAGAGAAAGTGATACACCCGTTCCCATTCCGAACACGGCAGTTAAGCCTTTCATCGTCGATGGTACTGTAAGGGTAGCTTTACGGGAGAGTAGAACGTTGCCGGGTATATATTATATATTTATCCCAATAGATTGATTTCTGTTGGGATTTTTTATATTTAAACTTTTAATATTTAGAGATTTATAAATGAATAATAAAGAAAGAATTATAAAAACTATTAAAATTATAGCATATTTATTTTCTTATATGATGGTTACTGTAGTTGCTTTCAATTATGGTTATATGTATTATGCTGTTAAATTTGATGGTGCTTCTGCTTCTCCTACTGTTTCTTTTATTTTTGCTGTGCCTTTTATTATTGCTATACTAGTATGTGTTGTTTTAATAAAAGTTATAAATAAAAAATGAAAGATTAAGAATTTGTTTATTAAAAATGACGATTGAAGAACTATTAAAAATACACAAATTTTCTTCTAATCATAAGAAATTATTAATGAAAGAAAATATTTGAGGTTGTTTTTATTGTTTAAGTATTTTTAGTCCTAAATTTATAACTGATTTGATTGAAGATGAAAATGATTTAACTGCTATTTGTCCTTATTGCGGCATTGATTCTATTATACCAAATCATTCTGATTACAATTAAATAAAGAATTATTGTGATAGATTAGAAAATATTTTTTCTAAATATATATTTTTAAAAGATTTCTGTATTTTTTAACTAACCAATAATTTAGTATTATATTTCATTATATAACTACAAATATTACTTTATTTAAAATAATTAGTTATATATACTTTATATAGGTATTTTATTTAAATTATTATAATAAAAACAACTAAATTAAACAATTTTTTGGATTTTTGAAAAATGGAAAAAGAAAATAAAAAAGTAAATAGAAAAATCAGGTCGGCTTCTACAATATCAGTTTCTATATTTACTATTATAATTGCTCTACCTCTAACTTTTATTATTTATCATTTTAAATTAGAAAATGCTTCTTTTCTTTCAAATACTTTTTCTAAATATGCAGTTTCTTTTTTAATAGCATTTATAATTACCCAGTTAATAACTGCAATTGTCCATAAGCTTATATTACTTGTTTTAACTTTAATTGGGGTGTTTATTGTTAAGAAAATAGCAGAAGATGAAGAAAATAAACCAATTTAATTTTATGATTATATAACAACTTATCAAAATAATAATATTACTTTATTTAAATTAATTAGTTATACTTTAGACTAGTATTTTTATTAACTTAATATATAATAGTAAATTAAATAAAAACAATTTTGGAGGTTTAAAATTATGGCAAATCCTGTTTTATCAGATAAGGCATTTAATTATGCTTCAAGTTATGAAAATGAAAACACAATGACTGTTAATGGAGCAATTAACAAATCAATAATACTTACATTAGTACTAATACTTTCAGCTATGGTAAGTGTGTTTTTTGTTTTAGCTGCAAATCCTGGTCTTCTTTATCCTGCTGCTTTAGGATCATCTATAGCTGCTTTTGTTTTAGCTTTAATAATGACTTTCAAAAAAGAATTGGCTAAAGTGTTTTCTATACTTTATGCTATACTTGAAGGTGTTGCTATAGGTGCTGTTTCTTATGTTTTTAATGCTGCTTATGACGGTATTGTTGTACAAGCAGTATTTCTTACATTTTTAGATTTATTTATAATGTTAGTATTATATAGATTTAGAATAATAAGAGTAACTGAAAAATTAAGAAGTGTAATAACTGTATCTACATTATGTATAGGTCTTGTATATTTAGCTAATTTTATAATGTCATTCTTTGGTGCTAGAATTCCTTTCTTATATGGTTCAAGTCCTTTAAGCATTGGAATAAGTATTGTAGTTGTTCTTATTGCTTCATTTAATTTGCTTTTGGATTTTGATTTTATGGAGAAAGGTGAGCAGTATAATATGCCTAAATACTTTGAATGGTACGCTGCTTTCGGACTTCTTGTTACTTTGGTATGGCTTTATTTAGAGATATTAAAACTTTTAGCCAAAACAAGAAGCAGAGATTAAAATTAATATAATTAAGGAAATTAAGGCATGCATATTAATTTATGTATGCCTTTTTTATTTGCATTATAATTTTCAAAACGCTTCAAATATTATTATTGAATGTAAGAATAAATTCCTATAATATTCTGAAAATTTTTAACTTTGTTAACTGATTCATTTTATATAAATGTTATCTACTTTTTTGTCGCACAAAAAAGTAGCAAAAAACGCACATACTATAGCTTAAAATTTTCAAAATATCTATAAAATATAATGTAATACCATAATTTTAGTTCACACATTGCTGAAGTCACGCAGAGCGAAGGTGGACTTCGTCAAAGTTGCAAAAGCACATATTATTTTTATATTCAGTTTGAATATTATTATATAATTGTTTTATGGTATTATCTCTAACTTATTTATTTTTCTTTTATAGGTTAATTTTGTAAACGCTTCAAATCCTTGTTATTGAAGAGAAAATAAAAGTCCTGTATCGTACTAATAACTGCAAACGCTTGAAAGCCTATTATATGGGTGAGAATAAAAACTCTAATAATAGTACTGAAACATAATTATTTTTTTAAACGCTTCAAAACCTTTCTATTGTAAGGAGAAATATAGTCTTATTATAGACTAATATTAAAAATCATTAAAACTTTTATTGTTCTAATATTACTGTTTATAAAAAATAATACTAATATTATAATTTCTTTAAAATGTTGATAATTATATATTAATAAAATATAAATTTATATTGATTTTAATTTAAAATAATATATAGTATAATAAATTTAAAAATAAATTTAAATTCGTATTTAAATTTAAAAACGCATTTAAAATAATAGTTAGTTTTTTGGTGTAAAAATATTAAATACATAAAAACTTAAAAAATTATGACAAATTTTGTCTCATTGATAGTGCATAATTAAGTTATAACAAAATTGAATAAGCAAATAAACATGAAAATGTTTAGAATAAAAATTTAAAAAAGGAGTTCTAACTATGAACAAAAAATTATTAACAATCTTTTTAAGCCTATTTTTAGTAGGCATTTTATCAGTAAGCTGTTCCAATGCTGACAAAACAGGTGCAGGAGATACAACTACACCAAAAACTATAAACACAAAATATGCTGGTATATGGTCGTCATCAGATAACCCCGATGCTGTAGAAATA encodes:
- a CDS encoding Bax inhibitor-1/YccA family protein, yielding MANPVLSDKAFNYASSYENENTMTVNGAINKSIILTLVLILSAMVSVFFVLAANPGLLYPAALGSSIAAFVLALIMTFKKELAKVFSILYAILEGVAIGAVSYVFNAAYDGIVVQAVFLTFLDLFIMLVLYRFRIIRVTEKLRSVITVSTLCIGLVYLANFIMSFFGARIPFLYGSSPLSIGISIVVVLIASFNLLLDFDFMEKGEQYNMPKYFEWYAAFGLLVTLVWLYLEILKLLAKTRSRD